Proteins encoded by one window of Paenibacillus urinalis:
- the urtC gene encoding urea ABC transporter permease subunit UrtC, whose amino-acid sequence MPIVNKLGVRGQRIAWGIVLILMSLAPLVSTEFRLSLLAKFLAMAILAIGLDLIWGYGGVLSLGHGVFFGLGAYAMAMYLKLQASGASLPDFMVWNSVEKLPWFWEPFRSFPIAMLLGILLPALLAFLLGFFTFKNRIAGVYFTILTQALVMIVVTLFVGKQEWTGGTNGLTGYNHIFGMQLHHPTTTIMLYYVTLVVLVLAYILCRRIVRSRFGQVLEAARDGENRVRFLGYDPAWYKTLAFTLSGALAGLAGMLYVLQVGIISPSMMGIVPSIEMVLWVALGGRGTLIGAVIGAVILNAAKTGISEAYPEGWLFVMGGLFVAIVLFMPRGLVGVYHNLSRWWRRKGGARDAKSVVEAERATS is encoded by the coding sequence ATGCCGATTGTTAACAAACTTGGAGTTCGTGGACAGCGTATCGCCTGGGGGATCGTCCTCATTCTAATGAGTCTTGCGCCGCTTGTTTCCACGGAGTTCCGACTAAGTCTGCTGGCGAAATTTCTGGCTATGGCTATTCTGGCTATAGGGCTGGATCTTATATGGGGATATGGCGGTGTACTCAGCTTGGGACATGGGGTATTCTTCGGTCTTGGAGCTTACGCAATGGCAATGTATTTGAAGCTGCAGGCAAGTGGTGCTTCGCTGCCTGATTTTATGGTGTGGAACAGTGTGGAGAAGCTCCCCTGGTTCTGGGAGCCCTTTCGATCGTTTCCGATCGCGATGCTGCTAGGGATCTTACTGCCGGCACTGCTGGCATTTCTACTCGGTTTCTTCACCTTTAAAAATCGGATCGCGGGTGTGTATTTTACAATTCTGACACAAGCGCTTGTGATGATCGTCGTTACCTTGTTTGTCGGTAAACAGGAGTGGACAGGTGGAACGAACGGTCTAACGGGCTATAACCATATTTTTGGAATGCAGCTGCACCATCCCACCACCACAATTATGCTGTATTATGTAACGCTGGTGGTTCTGGTTCTTGCTTATATTTTGTGCAGACGTATCGTTCGCAGCCGGTTTGGTCAAGTGCTGGAAGCGGCTCGAGATGGAGAGAATCGTGTGCGCTTCCTGGGGTATGATCCCGCTTGGTACAAAACACTGGCTTTTACCTTGTCAGGAGCGCTTGCTGGTCTAGCTGGAATGCTCTATGTGCTTCAAGTAGGGATTATATCTCCATCGATGATGGGTATTGTTCCTTCTATTGAAATGGTGCTGTGGGTTGCGCTTGGAGGCAGAGGGACATTAATTGGTGCGGTGATTGGTGCTGTCATTCTGAATGCGGCGAAGACAGGGATTAGTGAGGCGTATCCAGAGGGCTGGCTGTTCGTTATGGGTGGTTTATTTGTAGCTATCGTCTTGTTTATGCCTCGTGGACTTGTCGGGGTGTATCATAATCTGTCCAGATGGTGGAGACGAAAGGGAGGTGCTCGAGATGCCAAGTCCGTTGTTGAAGCCGAACGAGCTACATCCTAA